The nucleotide sequence CCGGGAGCGTCTTGTCCGGTCCCACCCCCCCCGCGACGGTGTACAGGCTGAGCTTGCCGATCGAGATCGCCATGCCCCCGAAGCCCTGGTCGCCGATGCCCAAAATGGCGCTTGAGTCGGTCGCCACAATCATCCGCACGTCGTTGAGGGGCACGTTTTCGAGCAGCTCATCCACTCGGTCGATGTCCTCGGTGCTGACCGCGAAGCCGCGCGGGTAGCGGTAGATATGGGAAAAGACCCGCACCGCCTCGCCGACGGTGGGGGTGTAGAGAATGGGCATCATTTCTTCGAGGTGATCCGCAAAAAGCGCGTAGAACAGCACCTCGTTGCGGTCCTGAAGCGCCCGCAAGAACTCGTGCTTGTCGAGGTCGGTGGCCTGCTGAAGGTAGCGCCGGTAGGTGCGCTCCTTTTGTTCTTCCAGCGTGCTGTGGTGCGGGGGAACGAGGCCCTCAATGCCCAGCGCGCGGCGTTCCTCACGGGTGAAGCCGGTGGATTTGTTCAGAAGGGGAATATGCAGCAGCGAGAAGCCAGTGACGTTCACATCGAGGTAACGGTGGCCGTTTTCGTCGCGCTTCACGTCATAGTAGCGGGAGACGCGGGGAGCTTCAGGCATAACCTCCGAAGTGTAGCCCACCAGAACGGCAATTCTTCCGGAGCGTGTACAAGATTTTTACTCAATGCAAGAATTCTTCGTTTGCCTCTGCTGCTCGTGCCACCGCTCCCGCAGCCGCGCGAAGCCCGCGTTGATCCTCGCCTGGGGAAGCACCATCTGTCCGGTGGTGCCGTACCCGATCTCGTCGCCAAGGTCCGAGACGGCACGCAGGTGGCACAGAATCCGGCGGCCCTCCATCCCGCCGAAGGTGGCGGTTACGGTCACGGTCATGCCGGGCAGCGCCGAGGCGGTGTGGATCACCTGAACGTCGGTCCCGATACCGCCCTCTCCTTCCTCCAGAAAGGGGAGGATAATCTTGCGGCCCGCCTCCTCGAAGTGGCGGGCCAGCCAGTAGGTCGCGTACACGGGGTGCACCGGGCCCAGCTCGGCAAAGTGCACGGTCATCTCGTCGGTCACGGTGACGGTGAGGGTCTGGGTAAAGCCCGCCGGAATCGGACGCATAGGAAGAGGCTAGCAGGGGGAGGAGCGGGCTCTGTGAAGGAACTCCAGGCCAGGGGTGGGCTGGCCGCCTCAGCACCGCCCGTAGACTGCCTTTATGAGGTTCACGGACCTGTTCACCCTGATTCGGGAAGCAGCGCTGGCCTTTGGGCAGGACAAGGCCCCCCGGCTGGCGGCAGCCATCGCCTACTACGCCATCTTCAGCCTGGCCCCCCTGCTGCTTTTTGCGGTGGCGGTCGCAGGGTTTTTTCTGACCAACGACGCGGTGATCACGACCCTCTTCGGGCCGCAGGGGTTGGTGGCGCAGAACCTGGGTGAGAAGGCCGCCGAGTTTCTCAGAAGCCTGGTACAGAACCAGGAGGGCATTCAGCGTGGCTCGCTGTGGGCGACCGTGATCGCCTTTGTCACCCTGTTTATGGGCGCGACCGGTTTGTTTGTGCAGCTTCAGGATGCCCTGAGCAGCATGTGGGGGGCG is from Deinococcus sp. YIM 77859 and encodes:
- a CDS encoding thioesterase family protein, whose translation is MRPIPAGFTQTLTVTVTDEMTVHFAELGPVHPVYATYWLARHFEEAGRKIILPFLEEGEGGIGTDVQVIHTASALPGMTVTVTATFGGMEGRRILCHLRAVSDLGDEIGYGTTGQMVLPQARINAGFARLRERWHEQQRQTKNSCIE